The following are encoded in a window of Paenibacillus polymyxa genomic DNA:
- the opp4B gene encoding oligopeptide ABC transporter permease, with protein sequence MWKFTLRRLLVMIPQLFALSVLIFFLAKAMPGDALTGLITSTPNLNPAALEEQRQKLGLNDPVWVQYGNWLVQLAHGDLGKSYVHKISVTDLIGSRLGNTFFLGVVILVLTYLIAIPLGVLSGRYQHSLLDKTVVGYTYLSFATPLFILALLLLYVFGFRLGWFPTSGSVDVGVEPGTWSYYVNKSYHLILPAVTGALLSTTATIQYLRNEVIDTRLKDFVKTARSKGVPEGKIYSRHIFKNSLLPIAAFLGYDLTGVIAGNIFLESIFGYPGLGQLFLQSITQRDFSVVNALVMISGFLALLGTLLSDVILSKVDPRIRIE encoded by the coding sequence ATGTGGAAATTTACACTGCGTCGGCTGCTGGTTATGATCCCTCAACTTTTTGCACTGAGCGTGCTTATATTTTTCCTAGCTAAGGCTATGCCGGGGGATGCCCTGACAGGACTTATTACTTCGACACCCAATCTGAATCCGGCCGCACTGGAAGAACAGCGACAAAAACTGGGACTGAATGATCCGGTGTGGGTGCAGTATGGGAACTGGCTCGTCCAGCTTGCTCACGGGGATCTGGGCAAATCTTATGTACATAAAATTAGCGTTACCGATCTGATTGGCAGCCGTCTGGGGAACACGTTCTTTCTGGGCGTAGTAATTCTGGTTCTGACGTATCTGATCGCCATTCCGCTCGGCGTACTCAGCGGTCGTTATCAGCATAGTCTGCTGGACAAAACCGTAGTGGGCTATACCTATCTCAGCTTTGCGACACCTCTATTTATACTCGCGTTGTTGCTGCTGTACGTATTCGGATTCAGGCTCGGCTGGTTTCCAACCAGCGGCAGTGTGGATGTAGGCGTGGAGCCGGGGACATGGTCATATTACGTGAACAAGTCGTATCATCTCATTTTACCGGCGGTTACAGGCGCATTGCTCAGTACAACGGCTACGATTCAGTATTTGCGCAATGAGGTCATTGACACAAGACTGAAGGATTTTGTGAAAACAGCGCGTTCCAAAGGGGTGCCCGAAGGTAAAATTTATTCCCGCCATATTTTCAAAAACTCTCTATTGCCGATTGCTGCCTTTTTGGGCTATGACCTGACGGGAGTAATTGCAGGCAATATTTTTCTTGAATCTATTTTCGGTTATCCGGGGTTGGGCCAATTATTTCTCCAGTCCATCACTCAACGGGATTTTTCAGTCGTGAACGCGCTGGTCATGATCTCTGGTTTCTTGGCGCTATTAGGAACTCTTTTATCTGATGTCATCCTCAGCAAAGTCGATCCCCGCATTCGAATTGAATAG
- a CDS encoding ABC transporter permease — MVSIQVEEVFTPEIIRKSPSSWSVLRRELVRDKMSLVSIGFVILFLIFIYASVLFVNQDVVTTVDLGAIREAPGSVHWLGTDRAGRDIFGQLVIGARNSFTIGFTITLLSAAIGLTLGLLAGFYGGLVDNIIMRIIDFILVLPFLMLVIVFVSIVPKSGIGSFIFIMTAFLWIGKARLIRAKVLSERELDYVQASKTLGTPNWKIIWFGVLPNLSSVVIVNLTLSLAGNIGIETGLSYLGFGLPESTPSLGTLVSYANDPDVLQNSWWMWLPASLLILVLMLAINFIGQALKRATDARQRLG, encoded by the coding sequence ATGGTGTCTATACAGGTGGAGGAGGTCTTCACGCCGGAAATCATTCGTAAATCACCATCCAGTTGGTCTGTACTGCGTCGTGAGCTGGTGCGTGACAAAATGTCCTTGGTTTCCATTGGCTTTGTAATTCTGTTCTTGATCTTTATATATGCCTCTGTCCTGTTTGTAAATCAGGATGTAGTCACGACAGTCGATTTGGGCGCGATCCGTGAAGCTCCAGGCTCAGTGCATTGGCTGGGGACAGATCGAGCGGGCAGGGATATTTTCGGTCAGCTGGTCATTGGAGCCCGCAATTCCTTCACCATCGGCTTTACGATTACATTGTTATCCGCCGCTATTGGCTTAACGTTAGGTTTGTTGGCTGGTTTTTATGGGGGACTGGTCGATAACATCATCATGCGAATCATTGATTTTATTCTGGTGCTTCCGTTTTTGATGCTGGTTATCGTATTTGTCAGCATTGTACCCAAAAGCGGCATAGGGTCCTTTATTTTCATTATGACTGCCTTTTTATGGATTGGGAAAGCACGTCTTATCCGGGCCAAGGTGTTGTCGGAGCGCGAACTCGATTATGTGCAGGCTTCCAAAACCCTTGGCACACCCAATTGGAAAATCATTTGGTTTGGCGTGCTGCCCAATCTTAGCTCGGTCGTGATCGTCAATCTGACCCTCAGCCTCGCGGGGAATATCGGGATTGAGACCGGGCTTTCTTATCTCGGCTTTGGCTTACCGGAATCTACGCCAAGCTTGGGTACACTGGTGAGTTATGCCAATGACCCGGATGTTTTGCAGAATAGCTGGTGGATGTGGTTGCCAGCCTCACTGCTTATTTTGGTGCTAATGCTGGCGATTAACTTTATTGGCCAGGCGCTCAAACGCGCCACGGATGCCAGACAACGATTGGGTTAA